From the Prunus dulcis chromosome 4, ALMONDv2, whole genome shotgun sequence genome, one window contains:
- the LOC117625460 gene encoding palmitoyl-monogalactosyldiacylglycerol delta-7 desaturase, chloroplastic-like, translated as MKNLNMEIKWNIQDISTVVVFLALHCLCLFAPFHFNWGAFWVAMALYFLTVLGVTLSYHRNLAHRSFTLPKWLEYSFAYCGVLSLQGSPIEWVSTHRYHHQFTDTEKDPHSPIKGFWHSHMGWIFDSSYRFGQHGGLKNVEDLKKQLFYRFLRHTYVLHSVLLGGLLYAAGGFSFLVWGMGVRMVFAFHNTFLVNSACHMWGKKPWNTGDASRNNWWVALLVLGEGWHNNHHAFEYSARQGLEWWQFDFTWCIIKFLQAIGLATDVKVPTQIQKQRKASKSRILATQK; from the exons ATGAAGAACTTAAACATG gaaataaaatggAATATACAAGACATATCCACAGTGGTTGTGTTTTTGGCTTTGCATTGCCTTTGTTTATTTGCACCCTTTCATTTCAACTGGGGTGCATTTTGGGTGGCTATGGCTCTCTATTTTTTGACTGTTTTAGGAGTGACTCTCTCTTACCATAGAAATCTTGCTCACAGGAGTTTCACCCTTCCAAAATGGCTCGAGTACTCCTTTGCCTACTGTGGGGTTCTGTCACTTCAG GGTAGTCCGATTGAATGGGTGAGTACACACCGGTACCACCATCAGTTTACTGATACAGAGAAAGACCCTCACAGCCCCATCAAGGGTTTTTGGCATAGTCACATGGGTTGGATCTTTGATAGCAGTTATCGGTTTGGACAA CATGGTGGCCTGAAGAACGTTGAAGATTTGAAAAAGCAGCTTTTCTATAGGTTTCTTCGTCATACTTACGTTCTACATTCAGTTCTTCTTGGAGGTTTACTGTATGCTGCGGGTGGATTTTCCTTCTTGGTTTGGGGAATG GGGGTGAGGATGGTATTTGCTTTCCACAACACTTTTCTAGTTAATTCAGCTTGCCACATGTGGGGAAAGAAACCATGGAACACCGGTGATGCGTCTAGGAACAATTG GTGGGTGGCACTGTTAGTGCTTGGAGAAGGGTGGCATAATAACCACCATGCTTTTGAATACTCAGCTCGACAAGGGCTAGAATGGTGGCAATTTGATTTTACTTGGTGCATAATAAAATTTCTTCAAGCTATTGGATTGGCAACAGATGTGAAGGTCCCAACTCAAATTCAAAAGCAACGAAAAGCTTCAAAGAGTAGAATCCTGGCTACTCAAAAATAG
- the LOC117625461 gene encoding palmitoyl-monogalactosyldiacylglycerol delta-7 desaturase, chloroplastic-like, producing MGLLSTVLVKSYVEFWGRKWNIQDISAVVVLLALHCLCLFAPFHFNWGAFWVAMALYLLTGLGVTLSYHRNLAHRSFTLPKWLEYSFAYCGVLSLQGSPIEWVCTHRYHHQFTDTGKDPHSPIKGLWHSQMGWIFDSSYRFGQCGGLKNVEDLKKQLFYRFLRHTNLLHSVLLGGLLYAAGGFSFLVWGMGVRTVLVLHNTFLVNSVGHMWGKKPWNTGDMSRNNWWVSLLALGEGWHNNHHAFEYSARQGLEWWEFDFTWYIIKFLQAIGLATDVKVPTEIQKQRKASKSRILATQNESLKIYPTMDM from the exons ATGGGGCTTTTGAGCACGGTTTTGGTTAAGTCCTATGTAGAGTTCTGGGGGAGGAAATGGAATATACAAGACATATCCGCAGTGGTTGTGTTGTTGGCTTTGCATTGCCTTTGTTTATTTGCACCCTTTCATTTCAACTGGGGTGCATTTTGGGTGGCTATGGCTCTCTATCTTTTGACTGGTTTAGGAGTGACTCTCTCTTACCATAGAAATCTTGCCCACAGGAGTTTCACCCTTCCAAAATGGCTCGAGTACTCCTTTGCCTACTGTGGGGTTTTGTCACTTCAG GGTAGTCCGATTGAATGGGTGTGTACGCACCGGTACCACCATCAGTTTACTGATACAGGGAAAGACCCTCATAGCCCTATCAAGGGTCTTTGGCATAGTCAAATGGGTTGGATCTTTGATAGCAGTTATCGGTTTGGAcaa TGTGGAGGCCTAAAGAACGTTGAAGATTTGAAGAAGCAGCTCTTCTATAGGTTTCTTCGTCATACTAACCTTCTGCATTCAGTTCTTCTTGGAGGTTTACTATATGCTGCGGGTGGATTTTCCTTCTTGGTTTGGGGAATG GGGGTGAGGACCGTACTTGTTCTCCACAACACTTTTCTAGTTAATTCAGTTGGCCACATGTGGGGAAAGAAACCGTGGAACACCGGTGATATGTCTAGGAACAATTG GTGGGTGTCACTGTTAGCGCTTGGAGAAGGGTGGCATAATAACCACCACGCTTTTGAATACTCAGCTCGACAAGGGCTAGAATGGTGGGAGTTTGATTTTACTTGGTACATAATAAAATTTCTTCAAGCTATTGGATTAGCAACAGATGTGAAGGTCCCAACTGAAATTCAAAAGCAACGAAAAGCTTCAAAGAGTAGAATCCTGGCTACTCAAAATGAGTCTTTGAAGATTTACCCTACTATGGATATGTAG